From the genome of Bradyrhizobium elkanii USDA 76, one region includes:
- a CDS encoding TAXI family TRAP transporter solute-binding subunit yields MPRSLRIALVAGLVLLVGGAGLLAYRWYERPTTLTIAVGSVDGEAGRLVSAIAGKFAQSKAPVRLSLVQTPGPLESAKAFASGKVDLAVVRGDVGDLSQAQAVIVLAHATVLLVAPPGAAISDVAELKRATIGVIGAEANQKLIKVLTDEYDLTRAGVTFKPLAPADARRALDAKEVRAILLVMPLTEKYLSLLRNVFSRTTRAGPVMIAIESAGAIAEKERAYESFDVPKGTLRGSPPVPADDLTTLQTSFYLVAQKKLGNDLIGDLTQSIMNARRDLLAELPALSQIATPDTDAGAYIPVHPGAAAVYEGTRESFLDQWGNAIFLAPMIAGGLASVLAAAWKFLRPVETPSREEALDTLYALGRRIRAAGRESELEEIEREIDQVLRTQRDQPVADDKAERAVTAVNVAAHRLENLIHDRRIHLASRQPGQAESQIEGRAES; encoded by the coding sequence TTGCCGAGGTCATTGCGCATCGCCCTGGTGGCCGGCCTCGTCCTTTTGGTTGGGGGCGCAGGCTTGCTGGCCTATCGCTGGTACGAGCGGCCGACGACCTTGACGATCGCAGTCGGGTCGGTGGACGGCGAGGCCGGCAGGCTGGTCTCGGCGATCGCGGGGAAGTTTGCCCAGTCGAAAGCGCCAGTCCGGCTCAGCCTGGTCCAGACGCCGGGACCGCTTGAGTCTGCCAAGGCATTCGCGTCCGGAAAGGTGGACCTCGCGGTCGTGCGTGGAGACGTCGGCGATCTCTCGCAGGCCCAGGCCGTTATCGTGTTGGCCCACGCCACCGTCCTGTTGGTCGCGCCGCCCGGCGCTGCGATATCCGACGTAGCGGAGTTGAAGCGCGCCACCATCGGCGTGATCGGCGCCGAAGCCAATCAGAAGCTGATCAAGGTGCTGACCGATGAATACGATCTGACGCGCGCGGGCGTGACGTTCAAGCCGCTCGCCCCCGCGGACGCGCGCCGGGCGCTCGATGCCAAGGAAGTCCGGGCGATCCTGCTCGTCATGCCTTTGACCGAAAAATATCTTTCGCTGCTGCGCAATGTCTTCTCGCGCACCACGCGAGCCGGCCCGGTGATGATCGCCATCGAGTCCGCCGGAGCGATCGCCGAAAAGGAGCGCGCCTATGAAAGCTTCGACGTGCCGAAGGGGACCTTGCGCGGCTCGCCGCCTGTTCCTGCCGACGACCTGACGACGCTGCAGACGTCGTTCTATCTGGTAGCGCAGAAGAAGCTCGGAAATGACCTGATCGGCGACCTGACGCAGTCGATCATGAATGCGCGACGGGATTTGCTTGCCGAGTTGCCGGCACTCTCCCAGATCGCGACGCCCGATACCGACGCAGGCGCCTACATCCCGGTGCATCCGGGGGCGGCGGCGGTCTATGAGGGGACCAGGGAGAGTTTTCTCGACCAGTGGGGCAATGCGATCTTCCTGGCGCCGATGATCGCCGGTGGACTTGCGTCCGTGCTTGCGGCAGCGTGGAAATTCCTCCGACCGGTCGAGACACCGAGCCGCGAGGAGGCGCTCGACACGCTTTATGCGTTGGGGCGCCGGATTCGCGCGGCCGGGCGTGAGTCGGAGCTGGAAGAGATCGAGCGCGAAATCGACCAGGTGCTGCGAACGCAGCGGGACCAGCCGGTCGCGGACGACAAGGCCGAGCGCGCCGTCACGGCGGTGAACGTTGCGGCCCATCGGCTCGAGAACCTGATCCACGATCGCCGCATCCACCTTGCGTCGCGACAGCCGGGCCAAGCCGAAAGCCAAATCGAAGGCCGAGCCGAAAGCTGA
- a CDS encoding DUF2950 domain-containing protein: MTRSSDSRLDRIASIGVVAATALALLLSPARAQQGFPNPEDAASALATAVKAGTSRAMLKVLGRDAADIIESGDDVADANARESFLSAYDAKHSIKADGNKRATLILGRDDFPLPIPLVNNNDGWSFDAAAGRREILYRRIGRNELAAIQTCLAYVDAQNEYAEKDRGEGVGAYAQRIVSRPGKTDGLFWRDDKDPSPLGELAAQAAAEGYKVGEQSMPYHGYYYRILKAQGSDAPGGALNYVVRGKMIGGFALVAYPAEYGNSGVMTFLVNHAGTVYQKDLGSRTDFLAKRMVVFDPDQTWKKVDPANP; encoded by the coding sequence ATGACACGCTCCTCGGACTCGCGACTGGATCGTATTGCCTCGATCGGCGTGGTCGCAGCAACAGCACTCGCCTTGCTGCTGTCTCCTGCGCGCGCGCAGCAAGGCTTCCCCAATCCGGAAGACGCGGCGTCCGCCTTGGCAACCGCGGTCAAGGCCGGCACCAGTCGGGCGATGCTGAAGGTGCTGGGCCGCGATGCCGCCGATATCATCGAGTCGGGCGACGATGTCGCCGACGCCAATGCGCGAGAGAGCTTTCTTTCCGCCTACGACGCCAAGCATTCGATCAAGGCTGACGGCAACAAGAGAGCCACCTTGATTTTGGGGAGGGACGATTTCCCGCTCCCGATCCCGCTCGTCAACAACAATGACGGCTGGAGTTTCGACGCCGCCGCGGGACGTCGCGAAATCCTCTACCGCAGGATCGGCCGCAACGAGCTGGCCGCGATCCAGACCTGTCTTGCCTATGTCGACGCACAGAACGAATACGCAGAGAAGGATCGCGGCGAGGGTGTGGGCGCCTATGCGCAGCGCATCGTCAGCAGGCCGGGCAAGACGGACGGGTTGTTCTGGCGCGACGACAAGGATCCGAGCCCGCTCGGCGAGCTGGCGGCCCAGGCCGCCGCGGAAGGCTACAAGGTCGGCGAGCAGAGCATGCCGTACCACGGCTACTACTATCGGATCCTGAAGGCACAGGGCTCCGACGCTCCTGGCGGCGCGCTGAACTATGTCGTGAGGGGCAAGATGATCGGTGGATTCGCGCTGGTCGCCTATCCCGCCGAATACGGCAATTCCGGCGTCATGACCTTCCTGGTCAACCACGCAGGCACGGTCTATCAGAAGGATCTCGGCTCACGCACCGATTTCCTCGCCAAGCGCATGGTCGTTTTCGATCCGGATCAGACCTGGAAGAAAGTGGACCCGGCAAATCCCTGA
- a CDS encoding DUF3300 domain-containing protein, with product MFRWGKTLLAVVLVSVTSVAATAQTADKPPAQASQPAAATTQPADQLLKPEQLEALVAPIALYPDSLLANVLAASTYPLEVVQADRWLKERKSLKGDALKAEVDKQAWDDSVKALASTADVLAMMSDKIDWTKNLGDAVLAQQPDVMDAIQRLRSKAQANNKLVTTKQQKVSVQTQESKQVIVIEQTDPNTVYVPYYDPATVYGAWPYADYPPYYFGYPSYIGAGVIAAGLVFGAGWAIGRWGNYWGGGFNWGNRNVYVNNFNRVNNIGNSWQHNPAHRQGVRYNNSNVQQRFGGNANRAGASDRMDFRGRDGQQVLKPGGDRPGADRAGDRAGDRGDRAGDRAGDRGGDRGGDRAGDRGKGGDRAGAADRAKGGDRAGAGNKAKGGGDRAKAANRGNAGNRAAAANRGGGSRGGAMNVSSGRAAAAASARGRSSMASMPRGGGASFAGRGGGGGGFRGGGGFRGGGGGGRRSDIALKHDIELLGHLANGLGYYRFSYLGSNKSYVGVMAQEVEQIMPAAVTRGADGYLRVYYDKLGLKFRSYNDWLAAGAKIPSPSEASR from the coding sequence ATGTTCCGTTGGGGCAAGACTCTGCTTGCGGTTGTGCTGGTGTCGGTGACGTCCGTTGCCGCAACCGCGCAGACTGCCGACAAGCCGCCGGCCCAGGCCAGCCAGCCGGCCGCGGCAACAACGCAGCCTGCCGATCAGCTCCTGAAGCCGGAACAGCTGGAAGCCCTGGTGGCGCCGATCGCGCTTTATCCGGACTCGCTGCTCGCCAACGTGCTGGCGGCGTCGACCTATCCGCTCGAGGTCGTGCAGGCCGATCGTTGGCTCAAGGAGCGCAAGAGCTTGAAAGGGGATGCACTGAAGGCCGAGGTCGACAAGCAGGCCTGGGATGACAGCGTGAAGGCGCTCGCGAGCACCGCCGACGTGCTCGCGATGATGAGCGACAAGATCGATTGGACGAAGAATCTGGGCGATGCCGTGCTGGCGCAGCAGCCCGACGTCATGGATGCGATCCAGCGGCTGCGCAGCAAGGCGCAGGCCAACAACAAGCTGGTGACGACCAAGCAGCAGAAGGTCAGCGTCCAGACTCAGGAGAGCAAGCAGGTTATCGTCATCGAGCAGACCGATCCGAACACGGTCTACGTGCCCTATTACGATCCCGCGACGGTCTATGGCGCGTGGCCCTATGCAGACTATCCGCCGTATTATTTCGGCTATCCGTCCTATATCGGCGCCGGGGTGATCGCGGCAGGTCTTGTCTTCGGCGCCGGATGGGCGATCGGACGTTGGGGCAATTATTGGGGCGGCGGCTTCAACTGGGGCAATCGGAACGTCTATGTGAACAATTTCAACCGGGTCAATAACATCGGGAACAGCTGGCAGCACAATCCGGCGCATCGCCAGGGCGTCCGCTACAACAACAGCAACGTGCAGCAGCGCTTCGGCGGCAACGCCAATCGGGCCGGTGCCAGCGACCGGATGGATTTTCGCGGCCGCGATGGTCAGCAGGTTCTCAAGCCCGGCGGCGATCGCCCGGGCGCAGATCGCGCCGGTGACCGGGCAGGAGACCGCGGTGATCGCGCCGGAGATCGGGCTGGAGACCGTGGAGGCGACCGCGGCGGAGACCGTGCGGGCGATCGCGGCAAAGGCGGCGACCGCGCAGGTGCCGCTGATCGCGCCAAGGGCGGCGACCGCGCCGGCGCCGGCAACAAGGCCAAGGGCGGGGGCGATCGCGCAAAGGCCGCCAACCGCGGCAATGCCGGTAACCGCGCAGCTGCGGCGAATCGTGGCGGTGGCAGTCGCGGTGGCGCCATGAACGTATCGTCCGGACGGGCGGCTGCGGCGGCATCGGCGCGCGGGCGATCGAGTATGGCCAGCATGCCGCGCGGCGGCGGCGCAAGTTTTGCCGGCCGTGGCGGCGGCGGAGGCGGCTTCCGCGGAGGTGGCGGCTTTCGCGGCGGCGGCGGCGGTGGACGACGCTCCGACATCGCGCTCAAGCACGATATCGAGCTGCTTGGACACCTCGCCAACGGCCTAGGCTACTATCGCTTCAGCTATCTCGGCAGCAACAAGAGCTATGTCGGCGTGATGGCGCAGGAGGTCGAGCAGATCATGCCGGCGGCGGTGACGCGCGGCGCCGACGGCTATCTCAGGGTCTATTACGACAAGCTTGGACTCAAGTTCCGCAGCTACAACGACTGGCTTGCCGCCGGCGCGAAGATTCCATCCCCGTCGGAGGCATCACGATGA